The following coding sequences are from one Lycium ferocissimum isolate CSIRO_LF1 chromosome 3, AGI_CSIRO_Lferr_CH_V1, whole genome shotgun sequence window:
- the LOC132049336 gene encoding ubiquitin-conjugating enzyme E2 22, with protein sequence MATNENLPPNVIKQLAKELKNLDETPPEGIKVGVNDDDFSTIFADIEGPAGTPYENGVFRMKLILTHDFPHSPPKGYFLTKIFHPNIASNGEICVNALKKDWSPSLGLRHVLMVVRCLLIEPFPESALNEQAGKMLLDNYDEYARHARLYTSIHAKPKTKLKTGAISESTTALNVGQTHTSLCTLDQKTVISGVTPLQPPSPLAPTANIVKGGNSLDQPLTADTAVSGSAAPPSLTMKKEAGLVAKLPADKKKIDARKKSLKRL encoded by the exons ATG GCAACTAATGAAAATCTCCCACCAAATGTGataaaacaattggccaaggAATTGAAAAATCTTGACGAGACTCCTCCTGAAGGCATCAAAGTAGGTGTAAACGATGATGATTTTTCAACCATATTTGCTGATATTGAGGGCCCAG CTGGGACTCCTTATGAGAACGGGGTTTTCCGCATGAAGTTGATTTTGACACACGATTTCCCCCATTCCCCACCCAAAG GTTATTTTCTGACCAAGATTTTTCATCCCAACATTGCTTCGAATGGTGAGATTTGTGTCAATGCTTTGAAAAAAGATTGGAGTCCTAGTTTGGGCCTACGACATGTTCTCATG GTGGTAAGATGCTTATTGATCGAGCCATTCCCAGAATCTGCTTTAAATGAGCAAGCTGGCAAGATGCTGCTTGATAATTATGACGAGTATGCTAGACATGCAAG GCTTTATACCAGTATTCATGCTAAACCAAAGACTAAGTTAAAAACAGGAGCTATTTCCGAATCAACCACAGCCCTAAATGTTGGCCAGACACACACTTCATTGTGTACCCTTGATCAGAAGACTGTGATATCTGGAGTTACACCTCTCCAACCGCCTTCTCCGTTAGCCCCTACAGCTAACATTGTAAAAGGAGGAAACAGTCTGGACCAGCCACTAACTGCGGACACAGCGGTCAGTGGGTCAGCAGCACCACCATCACTGACCATGAAGAAGGAAGCTGGATTGGTGGCGAAACTCCCTGCAGACAAAAAGAAGATTGATGCGAgaaagaaaagcttgaagagaTTATAA
- the LOC132049338 gene encoding calmodulin-7 translates to MADQLTDDQISEFKEAFSLFDKDGDGCITTKELGTVMRSLGQNPTEAELQDMINEVDADGNGTIDFPEFLNLMARKMKDTDSEEELKEAFRVFDKDQNGFISAAELRHVMTNLGEKLTDEEVDEMIREADVDGDGQINYEEFVKVMMAK, encoded by the exons ATGGCGGATCAGTTGACTGATGACCAGATCTCTGAGTTTAAGGAGGCTTTCAGTTTGTTCGACAAGGATGGAGATG GTTGCATCACAACTAAGGAGCTTGGAACTGTGATGAGATCGCTGGGACAGAACCCCACCGAAGCTGAACTCCAGGACATGATAAACGAGGTGGATGCAGATGGTAATGGAACCATTGACTTCCCAGAATTTCTAAACCTCATGGCCAGGAAGATGAAGGATACCGATTCCGAGGAGGAGCTGAAAGAGGCATTCAGAGTCTTCGACAAGGATCAAAATGGCTTCATCTCCGCTGCTGAGCTTCGCCATGTGATGACTAACCTTGGGGAGAAGCTTACTGATGAAGAAGTTGATGAGATGATTAGGGAAGCAGATGTGGATGGTGATGGTCAAATTAACTATGAGGAGTTTGTTAAGGTCATGATGGCCAAGTGA